The following coding sequences lie in one Silene latifolia isolate original U9 population chromosome 5, ASM4854445v1, whole genome shotgun sequence genomic window:
- the LOC141657590 gene encoding uncharacterized protein LOC141657590: MSFSFFKARPKSPQEIARATKDSLLALDSPTVVEVKFLEKALEEVDKNFSAMKIMLCGDGESEPNTDQILQLTIEICNDDVIPLLVHKLLIFGWQARKDLVLCWSVILKQQVNDTYCCAKYIENHLELLDFLVVCYDNKDAALTCGNMLRECIKFRSLAKYILESASFHFFFKYVELPNFDVASDAFATFKDLLTKHSKEVSEYLTSHYDEFFEMYGKLLTSENYVTRRQSLKLLTDFLLEPPNSHIMKRYILEIRYLKVIMTLLRDSSKNIQLSAFHIFKVFVANPNKTHEIKIILAKNCEKLLDLLRSLSIGKGSEDEQFEEEKEMIIKEVERVSRFINRERPS; this comes from the exons atgTCATTCTCATTTTTTAAAGCAAGGCCAAAATCTCCACAAGAGATTGCTAGAGCAACAAAAGATAGCCTCTTAGCTCTTGATTCTCCTACTGTTGTTGAAGTTAAATTCCTTGAAAAG GCATTGGAAGAAGTTGATAAGAACTTCTCAGCAATGAAGATCATGCTCTGTGGAGATGGGGAATCTGAGCCTAACACTGATCAGATTCTGCAGCTCACTATTGAAATATGTAATGATGACGTCATTCCCCTTCTAGTTCACAAGCTCCTCATATTTGGTTGGCAG GCAAGAAAAGATTTGGTCTTATGCTGGTCTGTGATACTGAAACAACAAGTGAATGACACTTATTGTTGTGCAAAATACATTGAGAACCATTTGGAGTTACTGGACTTTCTTGTTGTTTG CTATGATAACAAAGATGCTGCCTTGACTTGTGGGAACATGCTAAGGGAATGCATCAAGTTTCGATCACTTGCAAA ATATATATTGGAGTCCGCAAGCTTTCACTTTTTCTTCAAGTATGTAGAGCTTCCTAACTTTGATGTCGCATCTGATGCATTTGCCACATTTAAG GATCTGCTTACGAAACACAGCAAAGAGGTGTCTGAGTATCTAACGTCTCATTATGATGAG TTCTTTGAAATGTACGGAAAGCTTTTGACATCCGaaaattatgtgacaagaagACAATCCCTCAAg CTCCTCACAGATTTTCTTTTGGAGCCTCCAAATTCGCACATAATGAAGCGATATATTTTGGAAATACGTTACTTGAAAGTGATCATGACATTGTTGAGG GATTCGAGTAAAAATATCCAACTTTCTGCTTTCCACATTTTCAAG GTGTTTGTCGCAAATCCTAACAAGACGCATGAAATCAAGATTATATTAGCTAAAAATTGTGAGAAGTTGTTGGATCTCCTGCGTAGTCTCTCTATAGGAAAAG GTTCCGAAGATGAGCAATTTGAAGAGGAGAAGGAAATGATCATTAAGGAAGTTGAAAGAGTATCCCGTTTTATTAATCGTGAGCGTCCATCGTGA